A stretch of Henckelia pumila isolate YLH828 chromosome 4, ASM3356847v2, whole genome shotgun sequence DNA encodes these proteins:
- the LOC140860574 gene encoding uncharacterized protein: MGHRIADCPEPKKMGMGSNVGATPGKPKENKPNARVFSITQEKADDANDVVAGTILINQFPAYVLFDCGATHSFISKGFSKKLRLEPEMLVKPYRVATPTRKTIETHKREEREALVDEQKGRAELKLEDIPVVQEFPDVFPEELPGTVPDREVEFEINLVPDAVPISKAPYRMAPAELKELKDKL; the protein is encoded by the exons ATGGGACATCGTATTGCTGATTGCCCCGAGCCTAAGAAGATGGGAATGGGATCAAACGTTGGCGCCACCCCAGGCAAGCCGAAAGAGAACAAACCCAATGCTCGGGTGTTTTCCATCACTCAAGAGAAAGCTGATGACGCAAACGATGTCGTGGCAGGTACCATTCTGATCAATCAATTTCCTGCttatgtattgtttgattgcgGTGCCACGCATTCTTTTATATCCAAGGGATTCTCTAAGAAGTTAAGGCTTGAACCTGAAATGCTTGTCAAACCTTATAGAGTAGCAACTCCCACTAGAAAAACTATTGAGACTCATAAG AGAGAAGAACGTGAAGCTTTGGTTGACGAACAAAAAGGAAGAGCCGAACTTAAACTGGAAGATATTCCGGTAGTGCAAGAATTCCCAGACGTTTTTCCTGAGGAATTACCTGGAACTGTTCCAGATAGGGAAGTAGAATTCGAAATTAATTTGGTACCAGATGCTGTACCAATCTCTAAAGCGccatatcgaatggcaccagctGAACTTAAGGAGTTAAAGGATAAactctga